One Clavelina lepadiformis chromosome 1, kaClaLepa1.1, whole genome shotgun sequence genomic region harbors:
- the LOC143453121 gene encoding protein O-mannosyl-transferase TMTC1-like isoform X2: MLRKYLSDWVAFGLLTVTTWLAYKDVINGPFLHDDIPAIVKNPDVQENSRFSSIIWNDYWGTPLRNNGSHKSYRPVTILFLRMIHSSFDNDPKVYHGVNIFLHAFASYLLMKVCWSLVFDDDGFLCSLLVGLLFSLHPIHTEAVCGVVGCAELLCAVFYLLALLVYPIESNQYGQGEIITYDKKSATSCNTEAKVERNLNVKASGFSSNNPSLRYRVKRKHDTSMATIEEKYNNESQLRKETKKNHHFPSAATFRMGLSLILVLLAMLSKESGITVLAVLMTIEILTGISRCQHQERKKFWNRPNNRILGKCIVLLFWGILLVLARFWIMDWTRPIFAKPDNPTSVLKNKLTRAMTYSYLVWINMKLLIYPVNLCYDYSYGTIPPIVSISDDRNLLSLCLFLVVLGTIVHLSNNLFRNKETFSKAGAMGYAMMIFPFIPASNLFFPVGFVVAERVLYLPSAGFVIFMVHFWHKGLNKFPTKKMWLYLLTFCVLAAYFCLTLRRTNDWTSKENFLRSGLAAAPNNAKIRYNWANFLRENNRLDEAIREYQKTIELYPEYVSAIHNLATILEDDQQTMEEAEKLYALAIRIQPFHENSYRNLANLFVKQNKFDHATKVLLRAIQVIPGEVTHAVGLARIFVTRKQYKQAEKIFQHLLSRPCLTGTKTQTCTYEYQMALNDYAELLSKNGDIKTSKKLLGRNMEINSTNAATLVKMSNILMSEGDTYAATQLMLRAIAIDPNQSNNAWQQAADLLQRKRYEDSERLYIAVIEGALLWEKGKRQEAEEFLLNVTFRDLSCEAEAPWRNLAAIQGRERRHKEAIEVLQTCFKRQKKTSQKMPHSKQSVLLCTLAKHQRDRSKQIHAAGKHTTAQTMWKKAIQNLQEAMKLDEKNIEAKQILKQMAQA; this comes from the exons ATGTTGAG GAAGTATTTATCAGACTGGGTTGCGTTCGGGCTTTTGACAGTTACTACATGGTTGGCGTACAAGGATGTGATCAACGGGCCGTTTTTACACGATGACATTCCAGCTATAGTAAAAAATCCGGATGTACAG GAAAATTCCCGATTTTCATCTATCATTTGGAATGATTACTGGGGTACACCATTGCGAAATAATGGTAGCCACAAATCCTATCGTCCAGTTACTATATTATTTCTCAG GATGATACATTCGAGTTTTGATAACGACCCCAAAGTGTATCATGGTGTTAATATCTTCTTACATGCATTCGCGTCTTACCTACTGATGAAAGTTTGTTGGAGTCTCGTATTTGATGACGATGGTTTTCTTTGTTCTCTTCTGGTCGGATTATTGTTCTCGCTGCATCCCATTCATACGGAAGCG GTTTGTGGAGTTGTAGGTTGTGCGGAATTGCTATGCGcggtattttatttgttggcGCTTCTTGTTTACCCCATTGAATCAAATCAATATGGACAAGGTGAAATCATCACATACGATAAAAAAAGCGCAACGTCTTGCAACACGGAAGCAAAAGTGGAAAGAAACCTAAACGTGAAAGCAAGCG GTTTTTCTTCAAACAATCCAAGCCTTCGTTATCGAGTAAAACGTAAACATGACACTAGTATGGCCACCATTGAGGAAAAATACAATAACGAAAGCCAATTGAgaaaagaaacgaaaaagaatcATCATTTCCCGTCTGCTGCTACGTTTAGAATGGGCCTCTCTTTAATTCTTGTGCTCCTGGCAATGCTAAGTAAAGAATCAG GAATAACCGTGTTGGCAGTGTTGATGACGATCGAAATTCTGACAGGAATTTCCCGATGTCAGCATCAAGAAagaaagaagttttggaatcgGCCAAACAATCGTATTCTTGGCAAATGTATTGTACTTCTTTTTTGG GGCATCCTACTTGTCTTGGCCCGATTTTGGATTATGGATTGGACTCGTCCTATATTTGCAAAGCCAGACAATCCTACATCTGTGCTTAAAAATAAGTTGACAAG GGCCATGACATATAGCTACCTTGTTTGGATCAACATGAAGTTGCTTATTTACCCTGTCAACCTATGCTACGATTATTCATACGGAACCATACCACCTATTGTGTCCATCTCGGATGACAGAAATCTTCTTTCTCTATGCCTTTTCCTGGTCGTTTTGGGGACCATTGTACACTTATCGAATAATCTGTTTAGAAATAAG GAAACTTTTAGCAAGGCAGGTGCGATGGGTTACGCCATGATGATATTCCCATTTATTCCGGCTTCTAACCTGTTCTTTCCTGTTGGATTTGTGGTGGCCGAGAGAGTACTTTATTTGCCTAGCGCAGgctttgtaatttttatggtgCATTTCTGGCACAAAG GATTGAATAAGTTTCCCACGAAAAAGATGTGGTTATATCTATTAACCTTCTGTGTTTTGGCGGCATATTTCTGCTTGACATTGAGAAGAACTAACGACTGGACAAGCAAGGAAAACTTTTTGAG ATCTGGGTTAGCTGCAGCTCCAAACAACGCAAAGATTCGATACAATTGGGCCAACTTTTTGAGAGAAAACAATCGCTTGGACGAAGCTATTCGGGaatatcaaaaaacaattgaGCTATATCCTGAATACGtcagtgcaattcacaatctTGCTACAATATTAGAAGACGACCAACAAACAATG GAAGAAGCAGAAAAGCTGTACGCGTTGGCCATCCGAATACAACCATTCCACGAAAATTCGTACAGGAATTTGGCCAATCTTTTTGT aaaacaaaataaattcgaTCACGCTACCAAAGTTTTACTTCGAGCGATCCAAGTTATTCCAGGAGAAGTGACGCATGCGGTAGGACTGGCTCGTATTTTCGTCACACGCAAGCAGTACAAGCAAGCAGAAAAGATTTTTCAGCATTTACTTAGTCGACCTTGCCTGACTGGAACTAAAACTCAAACCTGCACATACGAATACCAGATGGCTTTGAATGACTACGCAGAACTTTTATCAAAGAATG GTGACATCAAAACCAGTAAAAAGCTCCTTGGAAGAAACATGGAAATCAATTCGACCAATGCTGCAACTCTGGTTAAAATGTCGAACATTTTGATGAGCGAGGGAGATACATATGCAGCTACTCAATTAATGCTAAG AGCGATCGCAATTGATCCCAATCAATCAAACAACGCCTGGCAACAAGCTGCTGATCTACTGCAACGAAAACGATATGAAGATAGTGAACGCTTATACATAGCAGTGATTG AGGGAGCTCTTCTCTGGGAAAAAGGAAAGCGCCAGGAGGCGGAAGAATTTCTTTTAAACGTAACATTTAGAGATCTTTCTTGCGAAGCAGAAGCACCCTGGCGCAATTTAGCTGCAATACAAGGGCGTGAGAGAAGACATAAAGAG GCCATTGAAGTCTTGCAGACATGTTTTAAACGTCAGAAGAAGACATCTCAAAAAATGCCTCATTCAAAGCAGTCAGTTCTTCTGTGCACTCTAGCAAAACACCAAAGAGATAGAAGTAAGCAAATCCATGCTGCTGGCAAGCACACAACTGCACAAACAATGTGGAAAAAAGCAATTCAG aATTTACAAGAAGCAATGAAGTTAGATGAAAAAAACATTGAGGCAAAACAGATTTTGAAGCAAATGGCGCAAGCTTGA
- the LOC143453121 gene encoding protein O-mannosyl-transferase TMTC1-like isoform X1: protein MLRKYLSDWVAFGLLTVTTWLAYKDVINGPFLHDDIPAIVKNPDVQENSRFSSIIWNDYWGTPLRNNGSHKSYRPVTILFLRMIHSSFDNDPKVYHGVNIFLHAFASYLLMKVCWSLVFDDDGFLCSLLVGLLFSLHPIHTEAVCGVVGCAELLCAVFYLLALLVYPIESNQYGQGEIITYDKKSATSCNTEAKVERNLNVKASGFSSNNPSLRYRVKRKHDTSMATIEEKYNNESQLRKETKKNHHFPSAATFRMGLSLILVLLAMLSKESGITVLAVLMTIEILTGISRCQHQERKKFWNRPNNRILGKCIVLLFWGILLVLARFWIMDWTRPIFAKPDNPTSVLKNKLTRAMTYSYLVWINMKLLIYPVNLCYDYSYGTIPPIVSISDDRNLLSLCLFLVVLGTIVHLSNNLFRNKETFSKAGAMGYAMMIFPFIPASNLFFPVGFVVAERVLYLPSAGFVIFMVHFWHKGLNKFPTKKMWLYLLTFCVLAAYFCLTLRRTNDWTSKENFLRSGLAAAPNNAKIRYNWANFLRENNRLDEAIREYQKTIELYPEYVSAIHNLATILEDDQQTMEEAEKLYALAIRIQPFHENSYRNLANLFVKQNKFDHATKVLLRAIQVIPGEVTHAVGLARIFVTRKQYKQAEKIFQHLLSRPCLTGTKTQTCTYEYQMALNDYAELLSKNGDIKTSKKLLGRNMEINSTNAATLVKMSNILMSEGDTYAATQLMLRAIAIDPNQSNNAWQQAADLLQRKRYEDSERLYIAVIETKPDNLEVQGQFGALLWEKGKRQEAEEFLLNVTFRDLSCEAEAPWRNLAAIQGRERRHKEAIEVLQTCFKRQKKTSQKMPHSKQSVLLCTLAKHQRDRSKQIHAAGKHTTAQTMWKKAIQNLQEAMKLDEKNIEAKQILKQMAQA, encoded by the exons ATGTTGAG GAAGTATTTATCAGACTGGGTTGCGTTCGGGCTTTTGACAGTTACTACATGGTTGGCGTACAAGGATGTGATCAACGGGCCGTTTTTACACGATGACATTCCAGCTATAGTAAAAAATCCGGATGTACAG GAAAATTCCCGATTTTCATCTATCATTTGGAATGATTACTGGGGTACACCATTGCGAAATAATGGTAGCCACAAATCCTATCGTCCAGTTACTATATTATTTCTCAG GATGATACATTCGAGTTTTGATAACGACCCCAAAGTGTATCATGGTGTTAATATCTTCTTACATGCATTCGCGTCTTACCTACTGATGAAAGTTTGTTGGAGTCTCGTATTTGATGACGATGGTTTTCTTTGTTCTCTTCTGGTCGGATTATTGTTCTCGCTGCATCCCATTCATACGGAAGCG GTTTGTGGAGTTGTAGGTTGTGCGGAATTGCTATGCGcggtattttatttgttggcGCTTCTTGTTTACCCCATTGAATCAAATCAATATGGACAAGGTGAAATCATCACATACGATAAAAAAAGCGCAACGTCTTGCAACACGGAAGCAAAAGTGGAAAGAAACCTAAACGTGAAAGCAAGCG GTTTTTCTTCAAACAATCCAAGCCTTCGTTATCGAGTAAAACGTAAACATGACACTAGTATGGCCACCATTGAGGAAAAATACAATAACGAAAGCCAATTGAgaaaagaaacgaaaaagaatcATCATTTCCCGTCTGCTGCTACGTTTAGAATGGGCCTCTCTTTAATTCTTGTGCTCCTGGCAATGCTAAGTAAAGAATCAG GAATAACCGTGTTGGCAGTGTTGATGACGATCGAAATTCTGACAGGAATTTCCCGATGTCAGCATCAAGAAagaaagaagttttggaatcgGCCAAACAATCGTATTCTTGGCAAATGTATTGTACTTCTTTTTTGG GGCATCCTACTTGTCTTGGCCCGATTTTGGATTATGGATTGGACTCGTCCTATATTTGCAAAGCCAGACAATCCTACATCTGTGCTTAAAAATAAGTTGACAAG GGCCATGACATATAGCTACCTTGTTTGGATCAACATGAAGTTGCTTATTTACCCTGTCAACCTATGCTACGATTATTCATACGGAACCATACCACCTATTGTGTCCATCTCGGATGACAGAAATCTTCTTTCTCTATGCCTTTTCCTGGTCGTTTTGGGGACCATTGTACACTTATCGAATAATCTGTTTAGAAATAAG GAAACTTTTAGCAAGGCAGGTGCGATGGGTTACGCCATGATGATATTCCCATTTATTCCGGCTTCTAACCTGTTCTTTCCTGTTGGATTTGTGGTGGCCGAGAGAGTACTTTATTTGCCTAGCGCAGgctttgtaatttttatggtgCATTTCTGGCACAAAG GATTGAATAAGTTTCCCACGAAAAAGATGTGGTTATATCTATTAACCTTCTGTGTTTTGGCGGCATATTTCTGCTTGACATTGAGAAGAACTAACGACTGGACAAGCAAGGAAAACTTTTTGAG ATCTGGGTTAGCTGCAGCTCCAAACAACGCAAAGATTCGATACAATTGGGCCAACTTTTTGAGAGAAAACAATCGCTTGGACGAAGCTATTCGGGaatatcaaaaaacaattgaGCTATATCCTGAATACGtcagtgcaattcacaatctTGCTACAATATTAGAAGACGACCAACAAACAATG GAAGAAGCAGAAAAGCTGTACGCGTTGGCCATCCGAATACAACCATTCCACGAAAATTCGTACAGGAATTTGGCCAATCTTTTTGT aaaacaaaataaattcgaTCACGCTACCAAAGTTTTACTTCGAGCGATCCAAGTTATTCCAGGAGAAGTGACGCATGCGGTAGGACTGGCTCGTATTTTCGTCACACGCAAGCAGTACAAGCAAGCAGAAAAGATTTTTCAGCATTTACTTAGTCGACCTTGCCTGACTGGAACTAAAACTCAAACCTGCACATACGAATACCAGATGGCTTTGAATGACTACGCAGAACTTTTATCAAAGAATG GTGACATCAAAACCAGTAAAAAGCTCCTTGGAAGAAACATGGAAATCAATTCGACCAATGCTGCAACTCTGGTTAAAATGTCGAACATTTTGATGAGCGAGGGAGATACATATGCAGCTACTCAATTAATGCTAAG AGCGATCGCAATTGATCCCAATCAATCAAACAACGCCTGGCAACAAGCTGCTGATCTACTGCAACGAAAACGATATGAAGATAGTGAACGCTTATACATAGCAGTGATTGAGACCAAACCTGATAACTTAGAAGTTCAGGGTCAATTT GGAGCTCTTCTCTGGGAAAAAGGAAAGCGCCAGGAGGCGGAAGAATTTCTTTTAAACGTAACATTTAGAGATCTTTCTTGCGAAGCAGAAGCACCCTGGCGCAATTTAGCTGCAATACAAGGGCGTGAGAGAAGACATAAAGAG GCCATTGAAGTCTTGCAGACATGTTTTAAACGTCAGAAGAAGACATCTCAAAAAATGCCTCATTCAAAGCAGTCAGTTCTTCTGTGCACTCTAGCAAAACACCAAAGAGATAGAAGTAAGCAAATCCATGCTGCTGGCAAGCACACAACTGCACAAACAATGTGGAAAAAAGCAATTCAG aATTTACAAGAAGCAATGAAGTTAGATGAAAAAAACATTGAGGCAAAACAGATTTTGAAGCAAATGGCGCAAGCTTGA
- the LOC143453121 gene encoding protein O-mannosyl-transferase TMTC1-like isoform X5 — MLRKYLSDWVAFGLLTVTTWLAYKDVINGPFLHDDIPAIVKNPDVQENSRFSSIIWNDYWGTPLRNNGSHKSYRPVTILFLRMIHSSFDNDPKVYHGVNIFLHAFASYLLMKVCWSLVFDDDGFLCSLLVGLLFSLHPIHTEAVCGVVGCAELLCAVFYLLALLVYPIESNQYGQGEIITYDKKSATSCNTEAKVERNLNVKASGFSSNNPSLRYRVKRKHDTSMATIEEKYNNESQLRKETKKNHHFPSAATFRMGLSLILVLLAMLSKESGITVLAVLMTIEILTGISRCQHQERKKFWNRPNNRILGKCIVLLFWGILLVLARFWIMDWTRPIFAKPDNPTSVLKNKLTRAMTYSYLVWINMKLLIYPVNLCYDYSYGTIPPIVSISDDRNLLSLCLFLVVLGTIVHLSNNLFRNKETFSKAGAMGYAMMIFPFIPASNLFFPVGFVVAERVLYLPSAGFVIFMVHFWHKGLNKFPTKKMWLYLLTFCVLAAYFCLTLRRTNDWTSKENFLRSGLAAAPNNAKIRYNWANFLRENNRLDEAIREYQKTIELYPEYVSAIHNLATILEDDQQTMEEAEKLYALAIRIQPFHENSYRNLANLFVKQNKFDHATKVLLRAIQVIPGEVTHAVGLARIFVTRKQYKQAEKIFQHLLSRPCLTGTKTQTCTYEYQMALNDYAELLSKNGDIKTSKKLLGRNMEINSTNAATLVKMSNILMSEGDTYAATQLMLRAIAIDPNQSNNAWQQAADLLQRKRYEDSERLYIAVIETKPDNLEVQGQFGALLWEKGKRQEAEEFLLNVTFRDLSCEAEAPWRNLAAIQGRERRHKE; from the exons ATGTTGAG GAAGTATTTATCAGACTGGGTTGCGTTCGGGCTTTTGACAGTTACTACATGGTTGGCGTACAAGGATGTGATCAACGGGCCGTTTTTACACGATGACATTCCAGCTATAGTAAAAAATCCGGATGTACAG GAAAATTCCCGATTTTCATCTATCATTTGGAATGATTACTGGGGTACACCATTGCGAAATAATGGTAGCCACAAATCCTATCGTCCAGTTACTATATTATTTCTCAG GATGATACATTCGAGTTTTGATAACGACCCCAAAGTGTATCATGGTGTTAATATCTTCTTACATGCATTCGCGTCTTACCTACTGATGAAAGTTTGTTGGAGTCTCGTATTTGATGACGATGGTTTTCTTTGTTCTCTTCTGGTCGGATTATTGTTCTCGCTGCATCCCATTCATACGGAAGCG GTTTGTGGAGTTGTAGGTTGTGCGGAATTGCTATGCGcggtattttatttgttggcGCTTCTTGTTTACCCCATTGAATCAAATCAATATGGACAAGGTGAAATCATCACATACGATAAAAAAAGCGCAACGTCTTGCAACACGGAAGCAAAAGTGGAAAGAAACCTAAACGTGAAAGCAAGCG GTTTTTCTTCAAACAATCCAAGCCTTCGTTATCGAGTAAAACGTAAACATGACACTAGTATGGCCACCATTGAGGAAAAATACAATAACGAAAGCCAATTGAgaaaagaaacgaaaaagaatcATCATTTCCCGTCTGCTGCTACGTTTAGAATGGGCCTCTCTTTAATTCTTGTGCTCCTGGCAATGCTAAGTAAAGAATCAG GAATAACCGTGTTGGCAGTGTTGATGACGATCGAAATTCTGACAGGAATTTCCCGATGTCAGCATCAAGAAagaaagaagttttggaatcgGCCAAACAATCGTATTCTTGGCAAATGTATTGTACTTCTTTTTTGG GGCATCCTACTTGTCTTGGCCCGATTTTGGATTATGGATTGGACTCGTCCTATATTTGCAAAGCCAGACAATCCTACATCTGTGCTTAAAAATAAGTTGACAAG GGCCATGACATATAGCTACCTTGTTTGGATCAACATGAAGTTGCTTATTTACCCTGTCAACCTATGCTACGATTATTCATACGGAACCATACCACCTATTGTGTCCATCTCGGATGACAGAAATCTTCTTTCTCTATGCCTTTTCCTGGTCGTTTTGGGGACCATTGTACACTTATCGAATAATCTGTTTAGAAATAAG GAAACTTTTAGCAAGGCAGGTGCGATGGGTTACGCCATGATGATATTCCCATTTATTCCGGCTTCTAACCTGTTCTTTCCTGTTGGATTTGTGGTGGCCGAGAGAGTACTTTATTTGCCTAGCGCAGgctttgtaatttttatggtgCATTTCTGGCACAAAG GATTGAATAAGTTTCCCACGAAAAAGATGTGGTTATATCTATTAACCTTCTGTGTTTTGGCGGCATATTTCTGCTTGACATTGAGAAGAACTAACGACTGGACAAGCAAGGAAAACTTTTTGAG ATCTGGGTTAGCTGCAGCTCCAAACAACGCAAAGATTCGATACAATTGGGCCAACTTTTTGAGAGAAAACAATCGCTTGGACGAAGCTATTCGGGaatatcaaaaaacaattgaGCTATATCCTGAATACGtcagtgcaattcacaatctTGCTACAATATTAGAAGACGACCAACAAACAATG GAAGAAGCAGAAAAGCTGTACGCGTTGGCCATCCGAATACAACCATTCCACGAAAATTCGTACAGGAATTTGGCCAATCTTTTTGT aaaacaaaataaattcgaTCACGCTACCAAAGTTTTACTTCGAGCGATCCAAGTTATTCCAGGAGAAGTGACGCATGCGGTAGGACTGGCTCGTATTTTCGTCACACGCAAGCAGTACAAGCAAGCAGAAAAGATTTTTCAGCATTTACTTAGTCGACCTTGCCTGACTGGAACTAAAACTCAAACCTGCACATACGAATACCAGATGGCTTTGAATGACTACGCAGAACTTTTATCAAAGAATG GTGACATCAAAACCAGTAAAAAGCTCCTTGGAAGAAACATGGAAATCAATTCGACCAATGCTGCAACTCTGGTTAAAATGTCGAACATTTTGATGAGCGAGGGAGATACATATGCAGCTACTCAATTAATGCTAAG AGCGATCGCAATTGATCCCAATCAATCAAACAACGCCTGGCAACAAGCTGCTGATCTACTGCAACGAAAACGATATGAAGATAGTGAACGCTTATACATAGCAGTGATTGAGACCAAACCTGATAACTTAGAAGTTCAGGGTCAATTT GGAGCTCTTCTCTGGGAAAAAGGAAAGCGCCAGGAGGCGGAAGAATTTCTTTTAAACGTAACATTTAGAGATCTTTCTTGCGAAGCAGAAGCACCCTGGCGCAATTTAGCTGCAATACAAGGGCGTGAGAGAAGACATAAAGAG TAG
- the LOC143453121 gene encoding protein O-mannosyl-transferase TMTC1-like isoform X3 codes for MLRKYLSDWVAFGLLTVTTWLAYKDVINGPFLHDDIPAIVKNPDVQENSRFSSIIWNDYWGTPLRNNGSHKSYRPVTILFLRMIHSSFDNDPKVYHGVNIFLHAFASYLLMKVCWSLVFDDDGFLCSLLVGLLFSLHPIHTEAVCGVVGCAELLCAVFYLLALLVYPIESNQYGQGEIITYDKKSATSCNTEAKVERNLNVKASGFSSNNPSLRYRVKRKHDTSMATIEEKYNNESQLRKETKKNHHFPSAATFRMGLSLILVLLAMLSKESGITVLAVLMTIEILTGISRCQHQERKKFWNRPNNRILGKCIVLLFWGILLVLARFWIMDWTRPIFAKPDNPTSVLKNKLTRAMTYSYLVWINMKLLIYPVNLCYDYSYGTIPPIVSISDDRNLLSLCLFLVVLGTIVHLSNNLFRNKETFSKAGAMGYAMMIFPFIPASNLFFPVGFVVAERVLYLPSAGFVIFMVHFWHKGLNKFPTKKMWLYLLTFCVLAAYFCLTLRRTNDWTSKENFLRSGLAAAPNNAKIRYNWANFLRENNRLDEAIREYQKTIELYPEYVSAIHNLATILEDDQQTMEEAEKLYALAIRIQPFHENSYRNLANLFVKQNKFDHATKVLLRAIQVIPGEVTHAVGLARIFVTRKQYKQAEKIFQHLLSRPCLTGTKTQTCTYEYQMALNDYAELLSKNGDIKTSKKLLGRNMEINSTNAATLVKMSNILMSEGDTYAATQLMLRAIAIDPNQSNNAWQQAADLLQRKRYEDSERLYIAVIETKPDNLEVQGQFGALLWEKGKRQEAEEFLLNVTFRDLSCEAEAPWRNLAAIQGRERRHKENLLVTTLPGTAKNVVADELP; via the exons ATGTTGAG GAAGTATTTATCAGACTGGGTTGCGTTCGGGCTTTTGACAGTTACTACATGGTTGGCGTACAAGGATGTGATCAACGGGCCGTTTTTACACGATGACATTCCAGCTATAGTAAAAAATCCGGATGTACAG GAAAATTCCCGATTTTCATCTATCATTTGGAATGATTACTGGGGTACACCATTGCGAAATAATGGTAGCCACAAATCCTATCGTCCAGTTACTATATTATTTCTCAG GATGATACATTCGAGTTTTGATAACGACCCCAAAGTGTATCATGGTGTTAATATCTTCTTACATGCATTCGCGTCTTACCTACTGATGAAAGTTTGTTGGAGTCTCGTATTTGATGACGATGGTTTTCTTTGTTCTCTTCTGGTCGGATTATTGTTCTCGCTGCATCCCATTCATACGGAAGCG GTTTGTGGAGTTGTAGGTTGTGCGGAATTGCTATGCGcggtattttatttgttggcGCTTCTTGTTTACCCCATTGAATCAAATCAATATGGACAAGGTGAAATCATCACATACGATAAAAAAAGCGCAACGTCTTGCAACACGGAAGCAAAAGTGGAAAGAAACCTAAACGTGAAAGCAAGCG GTTTTTCTTCAAACAATCCAAGCCTTCGTTATCGAGTAAAACGTAAACATGACACTAGTATGGCCACCATTGAGGAAAAATACAATAACGAAAGCCAATTGAgaaaagaaacgaaaaagaatcATCATTTCCCGTCTGCTGCTACGTTTAGAATGGGCCTCTCTTTAATTCTTGTGCTCCTGGCAATGCTAAGTAAAGAATCAG GAATAACCGTGTTGGCAGTGTTGATGACGATCGAAATTCTGACAGGAATTTCCCGATGTCAGCATCAAGAAagaaagaagttttggaatcgGCCAAACAATCGTATTCTTGGCAAATGTATTGTACTTCTTTTTTGG GGCATCCTACTTGTCTTGGCCCGATTTTGGATTATGGATTGGACTCGTCCTATATTTGCAAAGCCAGACAATCCTACATCTGTGCTTAAAAATAAGTTGACAAG GGCCATGACATATAGCTACCTTGTTTGGATCAACATGAAGTTGCTTATTTACCCTGTCAACCTATGCTACGATTATTCATACGGAACCATACCACCTATTGTGTCCATCTCGGATGACAGAAATCTTCTTTCTCTATGCCTTTTCCTGGTCGTTTTGGGGACCATTGTACACTTATCGAATAATCTGTTTAGAAATAAG GAAACTTTTAGCAAGGCAGGTGCGATGGGTTACGCCATGATGATATTCCCATTTATTCCGGCTTCTAACCTGTTCTTTCCTGTTGGATTTGTGGTGGCCGAGAGAGTACTTTATTTGCCTAGCGCAGgctttgtaatttttatggtgCATTTCTGGCACAAAG GATTGAATAAGTTTCCCACGAAAAAGATGTGGTTATATCTATTAACCTTCTGTGTTTTGGCGGCATATTTCTGCTTGACATTGAGAAGAACTAACGACTGGACAAGCAAGGAAAACTTTTTGAG ATCTGGGTTAGCTGCAGCTCCAAACAACGCAAAGATTCGATACAATTGGGCCAACTTTTTGAGAGAAAACAATCGCTTGGACGAAGCTATTCGGGaatatcaaaaaacaattgaGCTATATCCTGAATACGtcagtgcaattcacaatctTGCTACAATATTAGAAGACGACCAACAAACAATG GAAGAAGCAGAAAAGCTGTACGCGTTGGCCATCCGAATACAACCATTCCACGAAAATTCGTACAGGAATTTGGCCAATCTTTTTGT aaaacaaaataaattcgaTCACGCTACCAAAGTTTTACTTCGAGCGATCCAAGTTATTCCAGGAGAAGTGACGCATGCGGTAGGACTGGCTCGTATTTTCGTCACACGCAAGCAGTACAAGCAAGCAGAAAAGATTTTTCAGCATTTACTTAGTCGACCTTGCCTGACTGGAACTAAAACTCAAACCTGCACATACGAATACCAGATGGCTTTGAATGACTACGCAGAACTTTTATCAAAGAATG GTGACATCAAAACCAGTAAAAAGCTCCTTGGAAGAAACATGGAAATCAATTCGACCAATGCTGCAACTCTGGTTAAAATGTCGAACATTTTGATGAGCGAGGGAGATACATATGCAGCTACTCAATTAATGCTAAG AGCGATCGCAATTGATCCCAATCAATCAAACAACGCCTGGCAACAAGCTGCTGATCTACTGCAACGAAAACGATATGAAGATAGTGAACGCTTATACATAGCAGTGATTGAGACCAAACCTGATAACTTAGAAGTTCAGGGTCAATTT GGAGCTCTTCTCTGGGAAAAAGGAAAGCGCCAGGAGGCGGAAGAATTTCTTTTAAACGTAACATTTAGAGATCTTTCTTGCGAAGCAGAAGCACCCTGGCGCAATTTAGCTGCAATACAAGGGCGTGAGAGAAGACATAAAGAG AATTTGCTTGTAACGACACTTCCAGGAACTGCAAAAAATGTCGTCGCAGACGAATTGCCATAA